The sequence CATACGCTGCAGACAAGTAAGGTGTCTTCTTTATTCTGATAATATAAACACGACATCTTAGAGGAGTTGAGACAAATACTGTTCAAGTTCTACATCCAAGTCCGGAACGCACAAACATCTATGTTTCTGGTATTACCATATTTAATCATATTCGAAGATATGAACATTGATATGCGTATTAATAGTCTTTCGCAGATATTTTACATCATACTATCGCCCGCAAACGGTCGACATTTGTCGGATTTGAAATAAGCAGCCAGACGCGGCCGAGAACACATTCTGTCCTTAAAACTTTTCAGGGCCGGGATATAGTCAGCGTTATTCCAGGCGTCAGGGAACTGGGATTCTGTAGCCCTTAGGGCCTGCATCAGCCCTAGATCTACGTAAGTCACAGTCTCTCCAAAGAGGAACCTGTTTAACAGATCattggtatattatatacatgtataaaatgttaCCGTGAGCTGATTGTTTTTCATTTGCGTTAGTAATGTTTCATTATTAACCCCCAAtcgttaaaaaaaacaaaatacctTCAAGTCTTTCAGTGGTTGATTTTGTGGTTTTTTCCTCAAACtcaataaaaatcattatcCGTTAAATTATTTAACATGTAAAAAGGCAAAAATAACAATGAATTTTGAATGTCTCCGACCAAGGATTAAATTTGAATTCTCCATACAGAACAGATAAAATATGCATAAGATGACACACTATAACAAGAGAGTGGAAAGTTAGCGCATAGTATAAGACATTGTTATGTATAAGACATTGTTATGCATaccatattttaaatatatttacccAAGTCATGGTGTTTGATAAAATGGAGCTCATCTTTGTCCCTCGGACACCTCATCATATGATGCATTAAATGGTCCAAGAACTAGTCAGATGAATTTTAAACATACACTTACCCTTTACCTCCATTGTTCTCCTTCAGCACAGCCTCGAAATGTTTGAGCCAAACTGGTAATCTTTCGTTGACAAATCGTTCTATGTAAGGCTTGGTTTCTTCAATCTGCTTATAATAGGTCATGGTAGGATGAATTCCATGGAATGATAATCTCCCTGTGTGATTACACAACGTAAATCATATCAAGTAACTGCTTAAATGATGTCATCTTCATCCATGTCAATAGGAATGGAGGTAAATATGTTAAAAGGAAATACCCTGATTTTCGCTATAAGAAGGGATGTTGTTGTGATCATAAAAAATGGATCCGCGAAAAGTTAAGAAATGGATTGATTAtgattatacaaaatgtttatcattacATCCAACTCACTAAATTAGTGCAAATCCTGGAAATTTTGACCCGCGAAACGTTGCGGCTATACGATATTCAAACATAGTCACGTTAGTCGTGTTTCTTCCCCCCCCATTTTTTTACCTATAACAATGACACTTGATGATGTcctttattataataaaacgtaagaaaataaaatctacAAGTACATATTAAAGTTGAGTAGATAACATTTTTTTGAagtaaaaaagacaaaattttcaCCATACTTATCACATTACTACCGTTCCCAGATAGATAAACGCTGAAAAGTCATTGCAACAAGTCATATTCTTCTTTCGATAAGATAAgtattaacaaaacaatgttAAAACTGATACCACCCAATGATCCGTACCTTCGCCAATGAAGTCGTGTATAGTTGCGTTCAGTTGATCGGCACGCCATTCGTCCGTCTCATTATCAGGGTACATCCCAAATTTCTTCCCGAGGTACTTACATATAGTAGGAGTTTGGGCGAGGTGGAAATCAcctatattgaaaaaaaaccatcaaTTTTAAAACTAAGGATTAGATATCACGGACGATGATAACTGAAacttgtttgattgattaaattaatgCCGTATTAAAcacaagggtcatgtaaggacggccgcCCATGTCTGCGGTGTGTTACGTGTATGAAGTATTTAgtacatgttttgggagactgtggtatatttgaaTTCGTGTCCTTTTAAAGGACGCCTCTTTGTATACAGTCTATGTACAGGACTTACCGTTACATAGTACAGGAGGaaacatgactgggaatccgtCCAGTTTTCCTTCCCTCACCTTGGCGATGACTTGGGGATCAGTGGTGTCCTTAAATTCGATGCCTTTCTCGACAAACAACAGTCTAACGTATTCACCTCTACCGCCCAAAGGATGGTAAAGTAACTCCCAGTCATCAGCCATGGTGTATTGATACTAGTAATCTGGAATAAGATATCGGTTAGTAAGTTGATTGGGCATATGGTCATTGTCCAgaatatttatgaatataatGCAGTTAATCCCAGTTATGTATGAATTATAGTTTTTAGAATTTAGATACTAATTTAAATGACATAGCCAAAAATAAATCGTTATGGTGTGATATACCCAAACCTATGTCTCCTTACCTTCAGTTCTATTAGTAGTTCAATAATCAagtgatttgtttttttttacatcacaATTCCATTGGGAAAACTTATTTCACCTGAATTGCACGGACAGATCGATCTATTTCCGTTATTTGGCATACTAATCATTTGCCTTTGTCCAATATTCAATTACGAATTTTACTTTTGACTCAGTCTTGACCTAAATTTGTATGGTGACTGTTATCGTTATAATGAAATTTGAAGTGTCTTGCGACTCATACACATTACAGctttatcaatataataaaGGTATCGGATATAAAAATAGTAACTTTGCTCAGCTCTAATAATGTAGTGAA is a genomic window of Argopecten irradians isolate NY chromosome 10, Ai_NY, whole genome shotgun sequence containing:
- the LOC138333198 gene encoding glutathione S-transferase-like, yielding MADDWELLYHPLGGRGEYVRLLFVEKGIEFKDTTDPQVIAKVREGKLDGFPVMFPPVLCNGDFHLAQTPTICKYLGKKFGMYPDNETDEWRADQLNATIHDFIGEGRLSFHGIHPTMTYYKQIEETKPYIERFVNERLPVWLKHFEAVLKENNGGKGFLFGETVTYVDLGLMQALRATESQFPDAWNNADYIPALKSFKDRMCSRPRLAAYFKSDKCRPFAGDSMM